A single region of the Jaculus jaculus isolate mJacJac1 chromosome 15, mJacJac1.mat.Y.cur, whole genome shotgun sequence genome encodes:
- the Plk5 gene encoding inactive serine/threonine-protein kinase PLK5 isoform X2, with protein sequence MVLEYCSRQSLAHVLKVRRTLTEPEVRYYLRGLVSGLRYLHQQRIVHRDLKPSNFFLNKSMEVKIGDLGLAARVGPGGRCHRVLCGTPNFQAPEVVSRSGHSCKSDIWALGCIMYTVLTGTPPFMAAPLSEMYQNIRDAHYPEPAHLSANARRLIARLLAPNPAERPSLDHLLQDDFFTQGFTPERLPPHSCHSPPIFTFPPSLGRLFRKVGQLLLTQCRPPCPFTPKDASGPGEEGLESDSMDLGSQGGATCPEAHIHLLTHGTLQCDPAEPEGCLRLEVEAAISKLQLCLDGSPVATQDPPGKQLSVLWAPTWVDYSSKYGFGYQLSDGGSGVLFRDGTHMALRPPGGQVTYLSDRRRLQTFTLRDAPSVLRAKLAVLQLFAGYMQRRLREEGTTPTCVPPASPNLCLLRVLAAPQALLLLFSDGTLQVSCSAARIQLVLSGDGEDLLLTHQEPGHPGVSYPLDAMRNHGCTPATRLRLRHALHLLQTI encoded by the exons ATGGTCCTGGAGTACTGCAGCCGCCAG TCGTTGGCCCACGTGTTGAAGGTTCGCCGGACCCTGACGGAGCCTGAGGTGCGCTATTACCTGCGCGGCCTGGTCAGTGGCCTGCGCTATCTGCACCAGCAACGCATCGTCCACAGAGACCTGAAGCCCA GCAACTTCTTCCTTAACAAGAGCATGGAGGTGAAGATCGGAGACCTGGGGCTGGCCGCCAGGGTGGGGCCGGGGGGCCGCTGCCACAG AGTGCTCTGCGGGACCCCAAACTTCCAGGCGCCTGAGGTGGTGTCCAGAAGTGGGCATTCGTGCAAGTCTGACATCTGGGCTCTTGGCTGCATCAT GTATACAGTGCTGACAGGCACACCACCCTTCATGGCAGCACCTCTGTCGGAGATGTACCAAAACATCCGAGATGCCCATTACCCAGAGCCCGCACACCTGTCCGCCAATGCACGCCGTCTTATTGCGCGGCTCCTGGCGCCCAACCCAGCAGAGCGGCCCAGCTTGGACCACTTGCTCCAAGACGACTTCTTCACCCAG GGCTTCACTCCAGAGAGACTGCCACCCCATTCCTGCCACAGCCCACCCATCTTCACCTTCCCCCCGTCACTGGGCAGACTGTTCCGGAAGGTTGGCCAGCTGCTGCTGACCCAATGCCGGCCACCTT GCCCCTTCACTCCCAAAGATGCCTCAGGCCCTGGAGAAGAAGGACTGGAATCTGACTCCATGGACTTAGGCAGCCAG GGAGGAGCTACCTGCCCTGAGGCACACATCCACCTGCTTACACATGGGACCCTGCAGTGTGACCCGGCAG AACCCGAGGGATGTCTGcggctggaggtggaggcagccaTCAGCAAACTGCAGCTTTGCCTTGACGGAAGCCCTGTGG CCACACAGGACCCTCCAGGGAAGCAACTATCTGTCCTCTGGGCCCCCACGTGGGTGGACTATTCTAGCAAGTATGGCTTTGGCTACCAGCTGTCAGATGGGGGCAGTGGGGTGCTGTTCCGGGATGGCACGCACATGGCCCTACGTCCCCCAGGGGG TCAGGTCACCTACCTGTCGGACCGCAGGAGGCTGCAGACCTTCACCCTGAGGGATGCCCCGAGCGTTCTACGTGCCAAGCTGGCCGTCCTGCAGCTCTTTGCTGGCTACATGCAGAGGCGCCTGCGAGAG GAAGGGACCACCCCCACGTGCGTGCCACCAGCTTCACCCAACCTCTGTCTGCTGCGCGTCCTTGCTGCCCCCCAAGCATTGCTTTTGCTGTTCAGCGATGGCACATTGCAG GTCAGCTGCAGCGCAGCCCGGATCCAGCTGGTGCTGAGTGGAGATGGCGAAGACTTGCTGCTCACCCACCAGGAGCCAGGCCACCCGGGAGTGTCCTATCCACTGGATGCCATGCGAAACCATGGCTGCACCCCTGCCACCCGGCTGCGCCTGCGCCACGCACTGCACCTGCTGCAGACCATCTAG
- the Plk5 gene encoding inactive serine/threonine-protein kinase PLK5 isoform X3, which translates to MVLEYCSRQSLAHVLKVRRTLTEPEVRYYLRGLVSGLRYLHQQRIVHRDLKPSNFFLNKSMEVKIGDLGLAARVGPGGRCHRYTVLTGTPPFMAAPLSEMYQNIRDAHYPEPAHLSANARRLIARLLAPNPAERPSLDHLLQDDFFTQGFTPERLPPHSCHSPPIFTFPPSLGRLFRKVGQLLLTQCRPPCPFTPKDASGPGEEGLESDSMDLGSQGGATCPEAHIHLLTHGTLQCDPAEPEGCLRLEVEAAISKLQLCLDGSPVATQDPPGKQLSVLWAPTWVDYSSKYGFGYQLSDGGSGVLFRDGTHMALRPPGGQVTYLSDRRRLQTFTLRDAPSVLRAKLAVLQLFAGYMQRRLREEGTTPTCVPPASPNLCLLRVLAAPQALLLLFSDGTLQAGADTGSSPSPLDLRVWLSQVSCSAARIQLVLSGDGEDLLLTHQEPGHPGVSYPLDAMRNHGCTPATRLRLRHALHLLQTI; encoded by the exons ATGGTCCTGGAGTACTGCAGCCGCCAG TCGTTGGCCCACGTGTTGAAGGTTCGCCGGACCCTGACGGAGCCTGAGGTGCGCTATTACCTGCGCGGCCTGGTCAGTGGCCTGCGCTATCTGCACCAGCAACGCATCGTCCACAGAGACCTGAAGCCCA GCAACTTCTTCCTTAACAAGAGCATGGAGGTGAAGATCGGAGACCTGGGGCTGGCCGCCAGGGTGGGGCCGGGGGGCCGCTGCCACAG GTATACAGTGCTGACAGGCACACCACCCTTCATGGCAGCACCTCTGTCGGAGATGTACCAAAACATCCGAGATGCCCATTACCCAGAGCCCGCACACCTGTCCGCCAATGCACGCCGTCTTATTGCGCGGCTCCTGGCGCCCAACCCAGCAGAGCGGCCCAGCTTGGACCACTTGCTCCAAGACGACTTCTTCACCCAG GGCTTCACTCCAGAGAGACTGCCACCCCATTCCTGCCACAGCCCACCCATCTTCACCTTCCCCCCGTCACTGGGCAGACTGTTCCGGAAGGTTGGCCAGCTGCTGCTGACCCAATGCCGGCCACCTT GCCCCTTCACTCCCAAAGATGCCTCAGGCCCTGGAGAAGAAGGACTGGAATCTGACTCCATGGACTTAGGCAGCCAG GGAGGAGCTACCTGCCCTGAGGCACACATCCACCTGCTTACACATGGGACCCTGCAGTGTGACCCGGCAG AACCCGAGGGATGTCTGcggctggaggtggaggcagccaTCAGCAAACTGCAGCTTTGCCTTGACGGAAGCCCTGTGG CCACACAGGACCCTCCAGGGAAGCAACTATCTGTCCTCTGGGCCCCCACGTGGGTGGACTATTCTAGCAAGTATGGCTTTGGCTACCAGCTGTCAGATGGGGGCAGTGGGGTGCTGTTCCGGGATGGCACGCACATGGCCCTACGTCCCCCAGGGGG TCAGGTCACCTACCTGTCGGACCGCAGGAGGCTGCAGACCTTCACCCTGAGGGATGCCCCGAGCGTTCTACGTGCCAAGCTGGCCGTCCTGCAGCTCTTTGCTGGCTACATGCAGAGGCGCCTGCGAGAG GAAGGGACCACCCCCACGTGCGTGCCACCAGCTTCACCCAACCTCTGTCTGCTGCGCGTCCTTGCTGCCCCCCAAGCATTGCTTTTGCTGTTCAGCGATGGCACATTGCAG GCTGGGGCAGACACAGGAAGCTCACCTTCTCCCCTTGACCTCAGAGTCTGGCTCTCCCAGGTCAGCTGCAGCGCAGCCCGGATCCAGCTGGTGCTGAGTGGAGATGGCGAAGACTTGCTGCTCACCCACCAGGAGCCAGGCCACCCGGGAGTGTCCTATCCACTGGATGCCATGCGAAACCATGGCTGCACCCCTGCCACCCGGCTGCGCCTGCGCCACGCACTGCACCTGCTGCAGACCATCTAG
- the Plk5 gene encoding inactive serine/threonine-protein kinase PLK5 isoform X4, giving the protein MYTVLTGTPPFMAAPLSEMYQNIRDAHYPEPAHLSANARRLIARLLAPNPAERPSLDHLLQDDFFTQGFTPERLPPHSCHSPPIFTFPPSLGRLFRKVGQLLLTQCRPPCPFTPKDASGPGEEGLESDSMDLGSQGGATCPEAHIHLLTHGTLQCDPAEPEGCLRLEVEAAISKLQLCLDGSPVATQDPPGKQLSVLWAPTWVDYSSKYGFGYQLSDGGSGVLFRDGTHMALRPPGGQVTYLSDRRRLQTFTLRDAPSVLRAKLAVLQLFAGYMQRRLREEGTTPTCVPPASPNLCLLRVLAAPQALLLLFSDGTLQAGADTGSSPSPLDLRVWLSQVSCSAARIQLVLSGDGEDLLLTHQEPGHPGVSYPLDAMRNHGCTPATRLRLRHALHLLQTI; this is encoded by the exons AT GTATACAGTGCTGACAGGCACACCACCCTTCATGGCAGCACCTCTGTCGGAGATGTACCAAAACATCCGAGATGCCCATTACCCAGAGCCCGCACACCTGTCCGCCAATGCACGCCGTCTTATTGCGCGGCTCCTGGCGCCCAACCCAGCAGAGCGGCCCAGCTTGGACCACTTGCTCCAAGACGACTTCTTCACCCAG GGCTTCACTCCAGAGAGACTGCCACCCCATTCCTGCCACAGCCCACCCATCTTCACCTTCCCCCCGTCACTGGGCAGACTGTTCCGGAAGGTTGGCCAGCTGCTGCTGACCCAATGCCGGCCACCTT GCCCCTTCACTCCCAAAGATGCCTCAGGCCCTGGAGAAGAAGGACTGGAATCTGACTCCATGGACTTAGGCAGCCAG GGAGGAGCTACCTGCCCTGAGGCACACATCCACCTGCTTACACATGGGACCCTGCAGTGTGACCCGGCAG AACCCGAGGGATGTCTGcggctggaggtggaggcagccaTCAGCAAACTGCAGCTTTGCCTTGACGGAAGCCCTGTGG CCACACAGGACCCTCCAGGGAAGCAACTATCTGTCCTCTGGGCCCCCACGTGGGTGGACTATTCTAGCAAGTATGGCTTTGGCTACCAGCTGTCAGATGGGGGCAGTGGGGTGCTGTTCCGGGATGGCACGCACATGGCCCTACGTCCCCCAGGGGG TCAGGTCACCTACCTGTCGGACCGCAGGAGGCTGCAGACCTTCACCCTGAGGGATGCCCCGAGCGTTCTACGTGCCAAGCTGGCCGTCCTGCAGCTCTTTGCTGGCTACATGCAGAGGCGCCTGCGAGAG GAAGGGACCACCCCCACGTGCGTGCCACCAGCTTCACCCAACCTCTGTCTGCTGCGCGTCCTTGCTGCCCCCCAAGCATTGCTTTTGCTGTTCAGCGATGGCACATTGCAG GCTGGGGCAGACACAGGAAGCTCACCTTCTCCCCTTGACCTCAGAGTCTGGCTCTCCCAGGTCAGCTGCAGCGCAGCCCGGATCCAGCTGGTGCTGAGTGGAGATGGCGAAGACTTGCTGCTCACCCACCAGGAGCCAGGCCACCCGGGAGTGTCCTATCCACTGGATGCCATGCGAAACCATGGCTGCACCCCTGCCACCCGGCTGCGCCTGCGCCACGCACTGCACCTGCTGCAGACCATCTAG
- the Plk5 gene encoding inactive serine/threonine-protein kinase PLK5 isoform X1, translating into MVLEYCSRQSLAHVLKVRRTLTEPEVRYYLRGLVSGLRYLHQQRIVHRDLKPSNFFLNKSMEVKIGDLGLAARVGPGGRCHRVLCGTPNFQAPEVVSRSGHSCKSDIWALGCIMYTVLTGTPPFMAAPLSEMYQNIRDAHYPEPAHLSANARRLIARLLAPNPAERPSLDHLLQDDFFTQGFTPERLPPHSCHSPPIFTFPPSLGRLFRKVGQLLLTQCRPPCPFTPKDASGPGEEGLESDSMDLGSQGGATCPEAHIHLLTHGTLQCDPAEPEGCLRLEVEAAISKLQLCLDGSPVATQDPPGKQLSVLWAPTWVDYSSKYGFGYQLSDGGSGVLFRDGTHMALRPPGGRLQTFTLRDAPSVLRAKLAVLQLFAGYMQRRLREEGTTPTCVPPASPNLCLLRVLAAPQALLLLFSDGTLQAGADTGSSPSPLDLRVWLSQVSCSAARIQLVLSGDGEDLLLTHQEPGHPGVSYPLDAMRNHGCTPATRLRLRHALHLLQTI; encoded by the exons ATGGTCCTGGAGTACTGCAGCCGCCAG TCGTTGGCCCACGTGTTGAAGGTTCGCCGGACCCTGACGGAGCCTGAGGTGCGCTATTACCTGCGCGGCCTGGTCAGTGGCCTGCGCTATCTGCACCAGCAACGCATCGTCCACAGAGACCTGAAGCCCA GCAACTTCTTCCTTAACAAGAGCATGGAGGTGAAGATCGGAGACCTGGGGCTGGCCGCCAGGGTGGGGCCGGGGGGCCGCTGCCACAG AGTGCTCTGCGGGACCCCAAACTTCCAGGCGCCTGAGGTGGTGTCCAGAAGTGGGCATTCGTGCAAGTCTGACATCTGGGCTCTTGGCTGCATCAT GTATACAGTGCTGACAGGCACACCACCCTTCATGGCAGCACCTCTGTCGGAGATGTACCAAAACATCCGAGATGCCCATTACCCAGAGCCCGCACACCTGTCCGCCAATGCACGCCGTCTTATTGCGCGGCTCCTGGCGCCCAACCCAGCAGAGCGGCCCAGCTTGGACCACTTGCTCCAAGACGACTTCTTCACCCAG GGCTTCACTCCAGAGAGACTGCCACCCCATTCCTGCCACAGCCCACCCATCTTCACCTTCCCCCCGTCACTGGGCAGACTGTTCCGGAAGGTTGGCCAGCTGCTGCTGACCCAATGCCGGCCACCTT GCCCCTTCACTCCCAAAGATGCCTCAGGCCCTGGAGAAGAAGGACTGGAATCTGACTCCATGGACTTAGGCAGCCAG GGAGGAGCTACCTGCCCTGAGGCACACATCCACCTGCTTACACATGGGACCCTGCAGTGTGACCCGGCAG AACCCGAGGGATGTCTGcggctggaggtggaggcagccaTCAGCAAACTGCAGCTTTGCCTTGACGGAAGCCCTGTGG CCACACAGGACCCTCCAGGGAAGCAACTATCTGTCCTCTGGGCCCCCACGTGGGTGGACTATTCTAGCAAGTATGGCTTTGGCTACCAGCTGTCAGATGGGGGCAGTGGGGTGCTGTTCCGGGATGGCACGCACATGGCCCTACGTCCCCCAGGGGG GAGGCTGCAGACCTTCACCCTGAGGGATGCCCCGAGCGTTCTACGTGCCAAGCTGGCCGTCCTGCAGCTCTTTGCTGGCTACATGCAGAGGCGCCTGCGAGAG GAAGGGACCACCCCCACGTGCGTGCCACCAGCTTCACCCAACCTCTGTCTGCTGCGCGTCCTTGCTGCCCCCCAAGCATTGCTTTTGCTGTTCAGCGATGGCACATTGCAG GCTGGGGCAGACACAGGAAGCTCACCTTCTCCCCTTGACCTCAGAGTCTGGCTCTCCCAGGTCAGCTGCAGCGCAGCCCGGATCCAGCTGGTGCTGAGTGGAGATGGCGAAGACTTGCTGCTCACCCACCAGGAGCCAGGCCACCCGGGAGTGTCCTATCCACTGGATGCCATGCGAAACCATGGCTGCACCCCTGCCACCCGGCTGCGCCTGCGCCACGCACTGCACCTGCTGCAGACCATCTAG